The Argentina anserina chromosome 5, drPotAnse1.1, whole genome shotgun sequence genome includes the window attaaaatgacATCGTTTAGAGAAATATAGCCCATGTAACTAATGAAATATGAGGATCAAGATAAGAAGGATGATATTCATAgagtttgagtttgaattCAATGATaagagagtttatgatgaattttGAGCTCAACCAATCATTTTTAGACatattgttttattatttggtgCTGTTGCATATATTATATTGTCAAAAGATTaaactatttttattttcttagttTATTAAGTACcgattgaattataaatttataaatattataagtttaattaaaaataagcaaatccaaTAAACCccgatatatcattttatcCCTCAActgatacgatgccgataagaTTACCCTTCAACAGCTAACTAGCTTGTTTGTAATAGTTATTCTAAATAAATgatgttaatttattttgttatgaAATGAAGTGACGAAAATGCTTTTGAAAATTAGTGTGAGATGAAGCCACTAACGGTATTAGTTGACGGAAGGAACCAAAACATAGGCTAACATAAAGACTTGAGGTATTGATGTGATAGTTTCCAAATATAAGATACTAAATGTTAGAATGATTTATAGTTGAGATACGTTTAGCGAAAATCTCCGTAATAAATATTAACCGGAGGAGGCCAAAAAATTTGACCCACAAGAAGGTGAATTAGTTGTGGGTCCGATCCATAAACCCCAAGAAAGCGGGACTACGTTTTTGGGGCGGGGGTTcgtttgaagaagaagaagaagaagaagaagaagaagaagaagaaatatctACAACTAAATTCCCCCAGCTGAGTTCATTTCAGTTGATATGTCTGTGTGAGCTTCGAAGCAAAATAAAGATGGGGCTACACTCACTTTCGACTTCTGCTTCCTTAAGCTTCTGGAACTTGTTTCTCAATCCCAGAAACCCAACTCTTCACCAATTTGGGTTCCTCTCAACAACTTTTGCTTCTCCTCTGCGCACCTCTTCAGTAAGTTCAATTTCTTCATTCTTTACTCTTATAACAAATGCACTTATCAACGCTTAGGCTCCTGTGATAATTTAGAATAAGATATACATGTACCCCTTTCTGAGTTATGTCTCAGACTTGTTTTCTCTAGTTAGAATATGGTGGATTTCCTTTTTCCGTAGCAATAAGGATGGTACTAAAGCATTTACTTTGAGATGGGAAATCAGTTTTCAATAATGGTTCTTTCCAATCAGTTGCATATATAACTAAATATTGATGTAAGGATCCAGTTGCCACTCTTTGTTGTGAAAGTTCTAGTCTTTAGTGACATTGGCATTGCCAATCTATTGGTCTTTTAGGCAGTAGTTCAAAGCACAACCCTGACTGGTTGATGGATTTGGTCAAGTTCATACAGGATAAAAAATGATATAGGCTGATGAGATTGGTGACCTCTCACCAAAGTATGCATTGTTAGATCATGAATCAGAATATCGTGTTTCTTTAGGGTTTGTGTTTTACCTGGGATCTCTTGCACTACAGCATAGAGTACTGATAAGTTTCTTGATGTACTGTGCTGAATCAGAAGCCTATCATGATTccttccttttttttgtttttgaaaagCAAACGTGCATGTTAGAAGTATGATCCAAATGCACTACTGTATATACCTTTCATTCTTCCACTCCATTACAGACCCAAATGCATCTGTTAAAAGACATTTACGTACATTCTTGTTCTTCAGATCTAATGAATGAGTAGTTTTGATAAGAAAATAGGGTTGAGGTTATGAACCGTGACTGGAGACAGTTGTACTGGATTCCTATGATCTAAGATGCAAGGAGTATATCATACATGTAGTTACATTTGGTTCATTTTTAGATACCATTAAAGTAGAAGATGTCACAACTCTCAGGTAATCTcttaaaacataaaataagaGACTCTTGGTTCATTTTAGATGCATGGTTTCTAAATAGAAGAAGACGGTTTAGGAGATGACCTGAGAGTTGTGAGTTGTGAGTTGTGATATCACCCAGGTTTTgtattgtttttggtgaaagGAGCAGAATTTATGTATCATAACTTGAAATGGAGTAACAACCACtgttttgtgttgtttgaTCTTGGAAGCGTTTAAGTCTATCTGTACTTCGAAAAAAACTGATCTGGTGTCTGTTAGTCTCTCGTCGTATGCTATGCAGCTATTTATTCAACCTCAATGTATAATAAAATTGTTAACGTAATAAGTAGTGATGAAATTCTCGTCAGCCTCAGAGTGAGGTGCCCGTTAATACATAGAGAAATTCTTCTTTTACAGTGAAAAGTTGATGACTTACAAAGGAGCTCAAATAGTTTACCTTTTGCAATGCTTTCCCAAGTATATAATATTATGATTCTTGTTAACGTCTACCTTGACTATTTTCTATTTATCATTAATATGACCGTCTTTAACAACTTCCTTGCCAATCCTGTGCTGCTATTGAAGTTTTTTATGGTAATTTGTCAAGGAAGCCATTCAAAACCAAATTTGATACAGATCATATGTTTCCATTCCTGTATATACccaaaaaattagaaaagcaattgtttttcttttcctaattACGCTGGTACCTAGAAAAAATGCTTTCTAAACACTTCCTCTTGGCTCTATGCTTCTGCTCTGCTATTTGTCCCCACCTCCCTTCCTACTGCCACCATTACACATATATAGGACTCTAACTGAATAGTGTTGTAAtttgagaaaatgagaaaCAGATTCTTTTTATTCTATTGTCGTTGCGTATTGGGGTTTCTCCAGTATTTCTTTAGTTTTTTAGGTTTCCTTACAATCTTAGAGATGATTACAATGACGCATCTCACACAAGTCTGCTTTATATTAGTTATACTGTGTACCTGTCCAATAATGTGTACTGATAAATTGATAGATTCTGTTTGTATCATATAGTTTCTGACTGGCAAACAAAATTgtacttgtttttttttttggtctgaacAGAATTGTACTTGTGATAATGGCAAAAAGTCTTATCTTTGTCTCATTAACTTgaactttttattttcttgttcaTAAAGAAGTACTACTACCTTGACTGTAGAGCTCAGTTTATGTCCAGAGAGCATGCAAAATTGGTCGTCAAAGATCAGTATGCGGAAGAGTCAGTTGTAGCTTACTAAAAGTGGAAGAGGACATAAATGATGAGTCATGCGAACTAGTCAGTGGAATTGAACTTTCAGTTGGCGAGGGTGAAGATAGCATCAATGCTCATCTCTTCAAAGCagtgaaaaataataatggaACTGGTATATTGCTCTTGTCTGATATCTTTGGGTTTGAAGATTCATCCACAAGAGAGTTTGCGTACCGTGTTGCTTGAAATGGTTATAAGTATGTTGCTTCACCTTGAGCTAGTACATTTTAATGATTGCATATATCAGTTTCTTTCTTGTGGCAAGGGATTGTTTAttcaaatattattaattaattattactgACTGGTTCTGTAAATTTCGCTTATAACAGCATTTGGTGTTTACAGAACTTTTGTATATTCCACATAATTACTCTCCATTTCTTAAAAAATTGCAGTGTGTTACTTCCAGACCTATTTCGTGGAGATCCATGGACAAAGCACAAACCAAAGACTTTGTTTGATGAATGGATTGTGAAACAAGAACCTCAGAGGATTGCAAAAGATATTGCCACATCGACAAAGTGGATGGTGGACGAATTTTTGGCTATAGGAATCTCAAAGAAGCTTGGTTTGGTTGGTTTTTGCTTTGGTGGTGGCAAAGTAATTGATGAGCTAGCCAGGGACCAGGGTGCTTATTTTGGTATTGGGGTCTCCTTTTATGGAACAAGGATCGACCTCAGTGTAGCTTCTGATGTTAAGGTTCCCGTATTGTTTATCTCAGGGGACAATGACCCACTTTGCCCAGTCAATGTCCTGGAGAACACTGAGAAAATCATTGGTAGGGTGTCTAGGCTGGTGACTTTCAAGGGAAGAGGTCACGGGTTTGCCCACCGACCTCAGTCtgctgaagaagatgaagatgcagAGAAGGCTTTCCTGATTATGAGAAATTGGCTCAATGATGGCTTGGTTGCACTAACTGAATGATAGACGTCCTCTCAACACTTGTGTGTATTTTGATCAAAGACAAAAAAGCTCAGTTCCTGATGGGAGTGATGGCAGTGATTGAAGCCATCATTGTAATATATGCTATGTACAGCAGTTCATGTTTGGTGAAGATGCCGCTTAGCTTTGGTAGTAAAGACTCCAGGCAAAATATATGCTTCTCAAGTTACGATACTTCTGTCTCTCTGCTTCTTAGTTCTTATAATAATAAGCTGCTAGTTTCAGAAGTTTATTGTTATCCTTTCTGTGACACTTTATTTGTACATTTCAGAAACGCTACTAAAATCTTGTTTTAAGAGAATTGAGGCCAGTATGCAGATTCAAATCTGTTGTCTCTTTGAGATACAAAAAGGAAATAGATACCCCACGTGGAAAAGACAATAATGAATATTGGAAGAAAAATATACTCATATTAGGAAGATATATACTCGGAAGCATATAGTGAAGGTAATAGAGAATGGTTTAGAGTAAGGAGAGATACTAAAGAATGTGCTTGGAGCATCTCTGTGAGTAAAACCGAAACATTTCCATGTGAAAAACTAAGATCAGTTTAGAAATCAATCATATCATTATGAGAAGGTACATTTATGTGCTTCCTTTGAGCTCCTCTTCGACTTgttctttaaatatttctttcTTTCGTCGTGCAAACTTTGACCGCAATAAGATCTCAGTTTCCTATTGATCTGCATGATTTCCTTGACTGAATGAAAGTACTTGTATCTCCTCACTCAAGAATCAATCGCATCAAGGCATTCAACCATCTCTAAAATTAAAGGCATGCTCATCAGCAACCGTTACGAGAGAGAAGGCCTCccatgcatgtatatatctTTCAAGGTCTACAACTCTGTGCACGTTATTTGCGCTGCGCAATGCCGCCAAGGCCAACTGCCAAGGATGGAACACTGAACAAgttaaattagatgaaatcaaGAGAGATTAAAACCAGAATTAGTGTATATACTTGATATTCAACTATCTATTACAAACTTATGGTGATGCTCTTATATAGAGATGATAGTACAACTATTCTACTAATATACAATTGAGAATTTATTGATGCATTGAACACATTGATAGTTTTGTCAATGGTAAAGATTTAAAGGCTTGTATGTCAAGGATTGTGTGCTATTATTGATGTGACTTCTTTGTTGGTATGCTATGTTGTTTCACATTAGCATGTTTATCTTTAACACTCCctctcaagttggcgcatacacatcaatcatGCCTAACTTggtaagtgaatcataaaaaactTTTATGGAAACACCTGCCAGCTGCTCTTGTGTGGGAACAAAATGAAAGCTGATGAGATTGACATCTagcttttcttttatgaagtgacgatcaacctctacatgtttAGTGCGATCATGTTGTACTGGATTTTGTGAGATATCAATTGCTGCCCGTTGTCACAGTACCGTTTCATGATACTTTTTAATTTGGCACCCAAATCAAGTAACAGGTTTCTCAGCCATAGTATCTCATACACaccatgagccatacctctgtattcagCTTCTGCACTGGATCGTGCCACAACTGTTTGTTTCTTGCTCTTCCATGTACCAAATTTCCTCCCATAAATGTGAAGTAACCTGATGTTGACCGTCTGACTATGATATTTTCAGCCCAATCtacatctgtgaagccacataCTTCAAGAGTATTGTTGTGTTTAGAAAATATCACTCCTCTCcccggagctgacttcaagtaccttaaaattctcacaacacCATTCATGTGATCCTcactcggattatgcatgaattgacttaccacacttactgcatatgcaagaTCTGGTCTAGTATGAGTCAAGTAAATCAATCGCTCAACTAGTCTCTGATAACAAGCTAGATCAGTAGGTATCTGATCTGGATATTCTGCTAAATGATgattttgctcaataggagtgtCAACAGGTGTGCAATATAACATGTCTATTTCTGCGAGTAGATCGAGGATATACTTTTTCTGACACAAGTAGATCCATTCACTTCCcctggctacctcaatgcctaagaagtacctTAGTTCACCAAAGTCCTTCTCAAACTCAGAGGCTaactgtttctgtaatctatccatctCCACAGTGTCATCACCAGTtattaccatatcatcaacatagataATCAAGGTTGTAATAtttccttgttgatgtttgagaaagaaAGTATGGTCTGAATTACTGTGCTTGTAACCAACCTTCCGTATGAACTATGAGAATCTTCTAAACCAAGTACAAGTTGACTGTTTGAGGCCATATAGGgattttcttaatttgcaCACAAAGTCACTAGGTGATGTAACTACATATCCACGTGGAAGACTCATGTATACCTCCTCGGTTAACTCTTTATGAAGAAATATGTTATTGACATCAAATTGCCGAAGTGGCCAGTTTGAACTTGCAGCCAATGAGAGCAGGACCCGAATAGTATTCATTTTAGAAACGAgagcaaatgtctcatcataatctataccatatgtctgagtgaacccctttgctacaagtcgtgctttataccggctcattGATCCATCGGCATTATGTTTTACTATAAACACCCAGCGACAACTTACAACCTTTTTTTCATCTGGTGGAGGACCAAGTTCCCATGTATTGTTCTTCTGCAacgcttccatctcttcctccattgcttttctccattttgggTCATCCAATGCAtcttgcactttgttaggtactgatacagcagatatttgattcataaatgattcatatgacttggaTAATCTTCTAGTTGACATATAATTAGCTAGTGGATACATAGATTTGGCTTGTAGAGTAAGTTCATATCTTT containing:
- the LOC126795245 gene encoding LOW QUALITY PROTEIN: uncharacterized protein LOC126795245 (The sequence of the model RefSeq protein was modified relative to this genomic sequence to represent the inferred CDS: substituted 1 base at 1 genomic stop codon), yielding MGLHSLSTSASLSFWNLFLNPRNPTLHQFGFLSTTFASPLRTSSRACKIGRQRSVCGRVSCSLLKVEEDINDESCELVSGIELSVGEGEDSINAHLFKAVKNNNGTGILLLSDIFGFEDSSTREFAYRVAXNGYNVLLPDLFRGDPWTKHKPKTLFDEWIVKQEPQRIAKDIATSTKWMVDEFLAIGISKKLGLVGFCFGGGKVIDELARDQGAYFGIGVSFYGTRIDLSVASDVKVPVLFISGDNDPLCPVNVLENTEKIIGRVSRLVTFKGRGHGFAHRPQSAEEDEDAEKAFLIMRNWLNDGLVALTE